The following coding sequences lie in one Chionomys nivalis chromosome 8, mChiNiv1.1, whole genome shotgun sequence genomic window:
- the Rabep2 gene encoding rab GTPase-binding effector protein 2 — MAAAAPAALAPNPQPQDGQKDASESSELGRLRAELAGALAEMETMKAVAEVSESTKAEAVAAVQRQCQEEVASLQAILKDSISSYETQIAALKQERQQQQQDSEEKDRELGHLKQLLARAHPLDSLEKQMEKAHEDSEKLREIVLPMEQEIAELKGKLLRAEELIQEIQRRPRQPASLHSSTELLPLSRNPSPPLEALEEPGGDAGSAAEAFAHNCDDSASISSFSLGGAASTASLRGSQGLSPEQEETASLVSTGTLVPEGIYLPPPGYQLVPDSQWEQLQVEGKQLQKDLESVSRERDELQEGLRRSNEDCAKQMQVLLAQVQNSEQLLRTLQGTVSQAQERVQLQMAELATSHKYLHHEVKRLNEENQGLRAEQLPSSTLQVPEQWENEGEALPSSIQELHLLVRHTRQQARARQQAQEHEAERLRIEIVKLREALDEETAARASLEGQLRVQREETDVLQASLCSLRTETERVQQEQRKAQLTDLLSEQRAKALRLQAELETSEQVQRDFVRLSQALQVRLERIRQAETLEQVHSILDEAPLRDIKDIKDS; from the exons ATGGCAGCAGCTGCACCGGCAGCCCTAG CGCCGAATCCCCAGCCCCAAGATGGGCAGAAGGATGCATCCGAGTCCAGTGAGCTCGGACGGCTTCGTGCTGAATTGGCTGGTGCACTGGCAGAAATGGAAACCATGAAGGCTGTAGCGGAGGTGAGCGAGAGCACCAAGGCAGAGGCGGTGGCTGCGGTGCAGAGACAGTGTCAAGAGGAGGTGGCTTCCCTGCAGGCCATCCTGAAAG ACTCCATCAGCAGCTACGAGACCCAGATCGCAGCCCTGAAACAggagcggcagcagcagcagcaggactcCGAGGAGAAGGATCGAGAGCTGGGCCACCTCAAACAGCTGCTGGCCCGGGCCCACCCCCTGGACTCCTTGGAGAAGCAAATGGAAAAG GCTCATGAAGACTCCGAGAAACTCCGGGAGATTGTATTACCCATGGAGCAGGAGATCGCAGAGCTgaaaggaaagctgctgagggcAGAAGAGCTGATCCAAGAGATCCAA AGACGACCAAGGCAGCCTGCCTCCCTGCACAGCTCCACAGAGCTGCTTCCGCTGTCAAGGAACCCCTCgcctccactggaagccttggaggagccaggtggagacGCAGGCTCAGCTGCGGAGGCCTTTGCCCACAACTGTGACGACAGtgcctccatctcttccttctccctcggTGGGGCAGCCAGTACTGCCTCCCTGCGAGGCTCCCAGGGCCTAAGCCCTGAGCAGGAAGAGACGGCTTCTCTGGTGTCCACTGGCACTCTGGTCCCTGAGGGTATCTACCTACCCCCTCCTGGGTACCAGCTTGTTCCGGATAGCCAGTGGGAGCAGCTGCAGGTAGAG GGGAAGCAGCTACAGAAAGACCTGGAGAGTGTCAGCCGTGAGCGGGATGAGCTGCAGGAGGGCCTGAGACGGAGCAATGAGGACTGTGCCAAGCAA ATGCAGGTGCTCCTAGCCCAGGTCCAGAACTCAGAGCAGCTGCTTCGAACTCTGCAGGGGACCGTGAGCCAGGCCCAAGAACGCGTGCAGCTGCAGATG GCAGAGCTGGCCACTTCTCACAAGTACCTGCACCACGAGGTTAAAAGACTGAACGAAGAAAACCAAGGACTTCGGGCCGAGCAGCTGCCATCCTCCACCCTCCAGGTCCCGGAGCAGTGGGAGAACGAGGGTGAGGCCCTGCCCAGCTCCATACAG GAGCTTCATCTGCTAGTGCGGCACACCCGGCAACAGGCGCGAGCCAGGCAACAGGCACAGGAGCATGAGGCCGAGCGCCTGCGCATTGAAATCGTGAAGCTGCGGGAGGCGCTAGACGAGGAGACAGCAGCCAGGGCCAGCCTGGAGGGACAGCTGAGGGTGCAACGAGAAGAGACAG ATGTGCTACAGG CCTCCCTGTGCAGcctgaggacagagacagagcgAGTCCAGCAAGAGCAGCGCAAG GCCCAGCTCACAGACCTCCTCTCTGAGCAGAGGGCCAAGGCACTGCGGCTGCAAGCCGAGCTGGAGACCAGTGAACAGGTGCAAAGGGACTTTGTACGGCTCTCTCAGGCCCTACAG GTACGCCTGGAGCGGATTCGCCAAGCGGAGACTCTGGAGCAAGTGCATAGCATCCTGGATGAGGCACCCCTCAGGGATATCAAGGACATCAAGGACTCCTGA